Proteins from a genomic interval of Clostridium sp. M62/1:
- a CDS encoding PucR family transcriptional regulator, whose translation MISNQILQTNIEGLKGITRVDLCICDTEGKILASTFSGAEEYENAILAFVESPADSQVLQGHQFFKVFDEHQLEYVLLARGGSDDVYMVGKMAAFQIQNLLVAYKERFDKDNFIKNLLLDNLLLVDIYNRAKKLHIETNVKRVVFIIETQMEKDGNALETVRSLFSTKTKDFITAVDEKNIILVKEVKPGETYSDLEKTANMILDMLNTEALSKVNVAFGTIVNEIKDVSRSYKEARMALDVGKIFYSTKNVVAYSNLGIGRLIYQLPLPLCRMFIKEIFDGKSPDDFDEETLTTINKFFENSLNVSETSRQLYIHRNTLVYRLDKLQKSTGLDLRVFEDAITFKIALMVVKYMKYMENLDY comes from the coding sequence ATGATATCAAATCAGATACTCCAGACAAATATTGAGGGGTTAAAAGGGATTACAAGAGTTGATCTGTGTATCTGCGATACAGAGGGAAAGATTCTGGCCTCCACTTTTTCCGGTGCGGAAGAGTACGAAAATGCAATTCTGGCATTTGTGGAGTCACCGGCTGACAGCCAGGTGCTTCAGGGGCATCAGTTCTTTAAGGTATTCGATGAGCATCAGCTGGAGTACGTTCTGCTGGCAAGAGGCGGAAGCGATGATGTATATATGGTTGGCAAGATGGCGGCGTTTCAGATACAGAACCTGTTGGTTGCCTATAAGGAGAGGTTTGACAAGGACAACTTTATCAAGAATCTTCTGCTCGACAACCTGCTTTTAGTAGATATATACAACCGCGCAAAGAAGCTCCACATTGAGACCAATGTGAAGCGTGTGGTATTCATTATCGAGACACAGATGGAGAAGGACGGAAACGCCCTGGAAACTGTGAGAAGCCTGTTTTCCACAAAGACGAAGGACTTCATTACGGCAGTAGACGAGAAAAATATTATTCTTGTCAAGGAGGTAAAGCCGGGTGAGACCTACAGCGATCTGGAAAAGACGGCGAACATGATTCTCGACATGCTGAACACGGAGGCTCTGTCGAAGGTCAATGTGGCATTCGGAACCATTGTCAATGAGATTAAGGATGTATCCCGCTCCTACAAGGAGGCCAGGATGGCCCTGGATGTGGGAAAGATTTTCTACAGCACAAAGAACGTAGTGGCCTACAGCAACCTGGGAATCGGACGTCTGATCTACCAGCTTCCGCTGCCCCTGTGCCGTATGTTTATCAAGGAAATCTTCGATGGAAAGTCACCGGATGACTTTGACGAGGAGACCCTGACCACGATCAACAAGTTCTTTGAGAACAGTTTAAACGTATCAGAAACGTCCAGACAACTCTATATTCACAGAAACACTCTGGTTTACCGCCTGGATAAGCTCCAGAAGAGCACAGGTCTCGATCTGCGGGTGTTTGAGGACGCGATTACCTTTAAGATTGCGCTCATGGTTGTAAAATATATGAAGTATATGGAAAATCTTGACTATTAA
- the ftsX gene encoding permease-like cell division protein FtsX, with product MRVGTFWYCLKEGIKNIGKNIWFSLASVAVVSACIFLFCIFFSLVANVRYMVKNVETTVGITVFFDENLTQEEIQAIGAEIVKQPNVKECVYTSPEEAWESFKADYFAGMEDLAEGFEQDNPLADSASYEIFLTDLTSQEHMVSWLQSLDGVRRVNYSKDVAAGMTDFNKILGSVSLGIIILLLAVSIFLISNTIRTAAAFRKNENRIMRLIGATNFMIRSPFVVEGIIIGLVGAAIPLGLIYMVYRQVISYLGEHFEMLSNIVVFIPLHVIFPYMVGVAMLLGVGIGFVGSFFTIRRHLKV from the coding sequence ATGAGAGTAGGCACATTTTGGTACTGCCTGAAGGAAGGCATAAAAAATATAGGAAAAAATATTTGGTTTTCGCTGGCCTCTGTGGCTGTTGTATCCGCCTGTATCTTTTTGTTCTGCATTTTTTTCTCCCTTGTGGCGAATGTGCGCTACATGGTGAAAAATGTGGAAACTACGGTGGGAATCACAGTTTTCTTTGATGAAAACCTGACACAGGAGGAGATTCAGGCTATTGGAGCTGAGATAGTAAAACAGCCGAATGTGAAGGAATGCGTCTACACCTCGCCGGAGGAGGCCTGGGAATCGTTTAAGGCGGACTATTTTGCGGGTATGGAGGATTTGGCAGAGGGGTTTGAACAGGATAATCCCCTGGCAGACTCTGCTTCTTATGAAATTTTCCTGACGGATCTGACGAGCCAGGAACATATGGTGTCGTGGCTTCAGTCCCTTGACGGAGTGCGGAGAGTCAACTACTCCAAGGATGTAGCTGCAGGGATGACGGATTTTAACAAAATACTGGGGAGCGTGTCTCTTGGGATTATTATTCTTCTTCTGGCCGTGTCTATTTTCCTGATCAGCAATACCATCAGGACAGCGGCTGCCTTCAGGAAGAATGAGAACAGAATTATGAGGCTGATCGGCGCCACAAATTTTATGATCCGATCCCCGTTCGTGGTGGAGGGAATTATTATCGGTCTGGTGGGAGCTGCCATTCCTCTGGGGCTGATCTATATGGTTTACAGACAGGTGATATCCTATCTGGGAGAGCATTTTGAGATGCTTTCCAATATTGTTGTGTTCATTCCGCTCCACGTTATTTTCCCGTATATGGTGGGAGTGGCCATGTTGCTGGGAGTAGGGATTGGCTTTGTGGGAAGCTTTTTTACAATCCGCAGGCACCTTAAGGTTTAG
- a CDS encoding threonine aldolase family protein: protein MQHHRFTNDYSEGAHPRILEALMNTNLTQHTGYGMDEHCQKAAELICRECSHIASGADSHPTIRTDLDIHFLVGGTQTNRIVIDAALRPYQAVIAVSTGHINVHETGAVEASGHKVIAVPGEDGKLTASAVEKVLSAHRDEHMVQPKMVYISNTTELGTQYTKKELEELSRLCRLKGLYLFLDGARLGSALTSPINDLTMADLADLTDAFYIGGTKNGALFGEALVIRNDSIKKDFRYMIKQNGAMLAKGWLLGIQFETLFTDGLFYEMAAQANELAQIMRKGFEDCQIPFLSSSASNQLFPIVDDSLAEKLMRLYGANAEKKTDDTHTAIRFVTSWATPREAAQEFVRELKAMV from the coding sequence ATGCAGCATCACAGATTTACAAACGACTACAGCGAAGGGGCCCATCCACGGATTCTGGAAGCTCTCATGAATACAAACCTTACTCAGCACACCGGTTATGGGATGGATGAACACTGCCAGAAGGCGGCAGAGCTGATCTGCCGCGAGTGCAGTCACATAGCCTCTGGCGCAGACAGTCATCCAACCATACGAACGGATCTGGATATTCACTTCCTTGTGGGCGGGACACAGACCAACCGGATTGTCATCGACGCGGCTCTCCGGCCATACCAGGCTGTGATCGCCGTCTCCACCGGTCACATCAATGTCCATGAAACAGGAGCTGTTGAGGCCTCCGGCCACAAGGTGATTGCTGTTCCGGGTGAGGACGGAAAACTGACAGCCAGCGCCGTTGAAAAGGTGCTCTCCGCCCACAGGGATGAGCACATGGTTCAGCCGAAAATGGTCTACATCTCCAATACCACAGAGCTGGGAACACAGTATACTAAAAAAGAGCTGGAAGAACTCAGCCGTCTCTGCCGTTTAAAAGGACTCTATCTCTTCCTCGACGGCGCAAGACTCGGCTCCGCCCTCACGAGTCCCATCAATGATCTGACCATGGCGGATCTGGCTGACCTGACAGATGCCTTCTATATCGGAGGAACGAAAAACGGCGCCCTGTTTGGCGAGGCCCTTGTCATCCGCAACGATTCCATCAAGAAAGATTTTCGCTATATGATCAAGCAGAACGGCGCTATGCTGGCAAAGGGATGGCTTTTGGGAATCCAGTTTGAAACACTCTTTACAGACGGACTTTTCTATGAAATGGCTGCCCAAGCCAATGAACTTGCACAAATCATGAGAAAGGGATTTGAGGACTGCCAGATTCCCTTCTTATCTTCTTCTGCCTCAAACCAGCTCTTCCCCATCGTCGATGACAGCCTGGCTGAAAAGCTGATGAGACTGTACGGAGCCAACGCAGAGAAAAAGACAGATGACACGCATACGGCCATCCGTTTTGTCACATCCTGGGCAACTCCCCGGGAAGCTGCCCAGGAGTTTGTCCGGGAGCTGAAAGCGATGGTATAG
- a CDS encoding murein hydrolase activator EnvC family protein: protein MGKRSIKTGLIALAAVLAVIPVQAAGKGDIDSAKDKISSLEEEKKKTEETIQELEKLKADTESYVKELDGELARLDDELSSLDSRITDKEADIEETKAQLEEAKKTEEEQYASMKLRIKYMYEKGDTSYLDLLLESGSMSEMLNRAEYIQQISSYDRKKLTEYGEIKEKIADDEEKLEAEHEELLTLQEQTKAKQDSVEKLVGEKSRELQKYQNQIAANESQLASYQEDIEAQENRIQQIEAELKRQEEEARKKAQEKGEEYKTVSIGNISFIWPCPSSSRITSGFGGRSSPTEGASSNHKGIDIGASSGSDIVAAADGTVTISTYSYSAGNYIMINHGGGVSTVYMHCSKLLVSVGETVKKGQVIAKVGSTGYSTGPHLHFGVRVNGAYVNPSQYVSP from the coding sequence ATGGGAAAACGCAGTATAAAAACTGGATTGATTGCGCTGGCTGCGGTTCTGGCCGTTATACCGGTTCAGGCGGCGGGAAAGGGTGATATTGACAGCGCAAAGGACAAAATATCTTCTCTGGAGGAGGAGAAGAAAAAGACGGAGGAAACGATACAGGAGCTGGAGAAGCTGAAGGCAGATACGGAGAGTTATGTGAAGGAGCTGGACGGGGAACTGGCCCGGTTAGATGATGAGCTCTCTTCCCTGGACAGCCGGATTACAGACAAGGAAGCCGACATTGAGGAGACGAAGGCTCAGCTTGAGGAGGCTAAAAAGACGGAGGAAGAGCAGTATGCCTCCATGAAGCTGAGGATAAAATATATGTATGAAAAAGGGGATACAAGCTATCTCGATCTGCTTTTGGAATCCGGCTCCATGTCTGAGATGCTGAACAGGGCAGAGTATATCCAGCAGATTTCATCCTATGACAGAAAAAAGCTCACCGAATACGGAGAGATAAAGGAGAAGATAGCTGACGATGAAGAGAAGCTGGAAGCAGAACATGAAGAGCTTCTGACCCTGCAGGAGCAGACAAAGGCCAAGCAGGACTCTGTGGAGAAACTGGTGGGAGAAAAGTCGAGGGAGCTGCAGAAATACCAGAATCAGATTGCAGCCAATGAATCGCAGCTTGCCTCCTATCAGGAAGATATAGAGGCCCAGGAAAACAGAATTCAGCAGATAGAGGCAGAGCTGAAACGCCAGGAAGAGGAGGCAAGGAAGAAGGCCCAGGAGAAGGGAGAGGAGTATAAAACGGTAAGTATTGGGAATATTAGCTTTATATGGCCGTGCCCTTCCAGCAGCCGTATCACCTCCGGGTTTGGCGGGAGAAGCTCACCGACGGAGGGAGCTTCCAGCAACCACAAGGGAATCGATATAGGGGCATCGTCGGGAAGTGATATTGTCGCAGCTGCCGACGGAACAGTCACTATCTCTACATACAGCTACTCGGCCGGAAACTACATTATGATAAACCATGGAGGCGGGGTATCCACTGTATACATGCACTGTTCCAAGCTTCTGGTATCTGTGGGTGAGACAGTTAAGAAGGGGCAGGTTATAGCCAAGGTTGGCTCTACCGGATATTCAACGGGGCCGCACCTTCATTTCGGAGTCAGAGTGAATGGGGCATACGTCAACCCTTCACAGTATGTGAGCCCATAG
- a CDS encoding ABC transporter ATP-binding protein codes for MAGLSLKNITKYYQNGHVVVKDFNLEIEDHDFVVLVGPEGCGRSTVLRMIAGLEDISSGELLIDGQRANEAGPREREIAMIFQNCTLYPQMSVYENMAFGLKLKHLPQKEIDCLVRETAEILDLAEVLDCMPEKLTEAQRQLVAVGRAIARRPGIFLMDKPFSSRDEKTREDMQNELLKLYERMQTTAIYATGDPMEALKMGKTVVVMKDGTIQQADSPRNIYCCPVNRFVAEFVGNPGMNMMDGTAVSEGPQVYVELEKGRILLPKELGRKIKELGYDGKEITVGIRPEDACLGADREHPENEVFTVPAEACELSGDGKLLSMNREEGAFVLRLAEPLGELSKETVSFHVKKENMCVFDKESGRNILR; via the coding sequence ATGGCTGGATTGTCACTGAAGAACATCACAAAATACTATCAGAACGGACATGTAGTTGTAAAGGATTTTAATCTTGAGATAGAAGATCATGATTTTGTTGTGCTTGTGGGGCCGGAAGGCTGCGGACGATCCACTGTGCTGCGTATGATAGCAGGACTGGAGGATATTTCTTCGGGGGAGCTTCTGATAGACGGACAGAGGGCAAATGAGGCAGGACCCAGAGAGCGGGAGATTGCCATGATTTTTCAAAACTGTACTCTCTATCCCCAGATGTCTGTCTATGAAAATATGGCTTTCGGACTTAAACTGAAACATCTTCCGCAGAAGGAGATTGACTGCCTGGTGAGAGAGACAGCAGAGATTCTGGATCTGGCAGAGGTGCTTGACTGTATGCCGGAAAAGCTGACAGAGGCCCAGAGACAGCTGGTGGCAGTGGGGCGTGCCATTGCCAGGAGGCCCGGAATTTTTCTGATGGACAAACCCTTTTCCAGTCGGGATGAAAAGACCAGGGAGGATATGCAGAACGAGCTGCTGAAGCTGTATGAGAGAATGCAGACCACGGCGATCTATGCGACAGGCGATCCCATGGAGGCTCTCAAGATGGGAAAAACGGTCGTTGTAATGAAGGATGGCACCATTCAGCAGGCAGATTCGCCGAGAAATATCTACTGCTGTCCGGTCAACCGCTTTGTGGCGGAATTTGTGGGTAATCCTGGCATGAACATGATGGATGGCACTGCAGTCAGCGAAGGCCCTCAGGTATATGTGGAATTAGAGAAAGGCCGCATCCTGCTTCCAAAGGAGCTGGGAAGAAAGATAAAGGAGCTGGGGTACGACGGAAAGGAAATCACCGTAGGAATCCGTCCGGAGGATGCCTGTCTCGGGGCAGACCGAGAGCATCCTGAGAATGAGGTGTTCACGGTTCCGGCAGAGGCGTGTGAACTGTCCGGGGACGGGAAGCTGCTGTCCATGAACAGAGAGGAGGGGGCCTTTGTGCTCCGCCTTGCAGAGCCTCTGGGAGAACTTTCGAAGGAAACAGTATCCTTCCATGTGAAAAAGGAGAATATGTGTGTGTTTGACAAGGAGAGCGGACGCAATATCCTCAGATAG
- a CDS encoding S41 family peptidase, translating to MDNKNKFWKGVMVGVFATAFVCLVTVGASIGIYMFGRQILLRAGSGQGGSGQEASSDEAASLDMNQVTGKLGVILDLINEVYLFDTDPAIEEAGIYKGLMYSLGDLYADYYTPEEMTAMMEETNGEYCGIGAMISQDRMTNVSTIIKVYKDSPAEEGGLLPGDILYKVDGLDVSGMDLDTVVSQYVRGEENTSVTLTVYRDGEEVEVTMNRRKLEVQTVEYQMMDDGKTGYLLVTEFDTVTAEQFKSGIDGLLSQGMEQLILDFRNNPGGELNAAVSMVDYLLPDGQTIVSIADRNGVGETYTSEDGHELDIPTAILVNGNSASASEVFTGAMKDHDRATIVGTTTFGKGIVQSLYTLQDGSGVKLTTEHYYTPDGTDLHGTGIEPDVTVELNEDLATMIEIPKDQDNQLTAALNVLNGEEANTQEDSTEAGDEAA from the coding sequence ATGGACAATAAAAATAAATTTTGGAAGGGTGTAATGGTGGGCGTGTTCGCCACAGCATTTGTCTGCCTGGTGACGGTGGGGGCTTCCATTGGAATCTATATGTTCGGACGTCAGATTCTGCTGAGAGCAGGAAGCGGCCAGGGCGGCTCCGGGCAGGAGGCAAGCTCGGACGAAGCAGCTTCCCTTGATATGAACCAGGTCACCGGGAAACTGGGAGTCATTCTGGATTTGATTAATGAGGTCTACCTGTTTGACACGGATCCGGCCATTGAGGAGGCGGGAATCTACAAGGGGCTTATGTACAGCCTGGGAGATCTCTACGCCGACTACTATACCCCGGAGGAGATGACCGCCATGATGGAGGAAACAAACGGGGAATACTGCGGAATCGGTGCCATGATCTCCCAGGACAGGATGACAAATGTTTCCACAATTATCAAGGTTTACAAGGATTCGCCGGCTGAGGAGGGAGGACTTCTTCCGGGCGATATTCTCTACAAGGTAGACGGGCTTGATGTGAGCGGCATGGATCTCGACACCGTTGTCAGCCAGTATGTGAGGGGAGAAGAGAATACTTCTGTAACGCTCACGGTTTACCGCGACGGGGAAGAAGTAGAGGTTACTATGAACCGCCGTAAGCTGGAGGTTCAGACAGTAGAGTACCAGATGATGGACGATGGTAAGACAGGATACCTGCTGGTGACAGAATTTGACACCGTGACGGCAGAGCAGTTTAAGTCCGGAATCGACGGGCTTCTCAGTCAGGGAATGGAGCAGCTCATTCTGGATTTCAGAAATAATCCGGGAGGTGAGCTGAACGCCGCTGTGTCCATGGTTGACTACCTGCTCCCGGACGGACAGACAATTGTTTCCATTGCAGATCGAAATGGAGTGGGGGAAACCTACACATCAGAGGATGGACATGAGCTGGATATTCCCACAGCAATTCTCGTAAACGGAAATTCCGCCAGCGCTTCCGAGGTATTTACAGGAGCCATGAAGGATCATGACAGGGCAACGATCGTCGGAACTACCACATTCGGAAAGGGAATTGTGCAGTCTCTGTACACTCTGCAGGACGGAAGCGGAGTCAAGCTCACAACGGAGCATTACTATACGCCGGACGGAACAGATCTCCACGGAACGGGAATAGAGCCGGATGTGACGGTGGAGCTGAACGAAGATCTGGCGACGATGATAGAAATACCCAAGGATCAGGACAATCAGCTCACCGCTGCTCTCAATGTGCTGAATGGGGAAGAGGCCAATACCCAGGAAGACAGTACTGAGGCAGGAGATGAGGCAGCCTGA
- a CDS encoding NADAR family protein codes for MICFHNPEEQNGYLSNWYRSAFTVDEITFSSMEQYMMFKKAILFQDQRTAEKILETGDVAEIKVLGRMVQHFDEKIWREKREAIVHKGVLQKFLQNPELAEKLLETGEQMIAECAVKDRIWGIGLSMQDEERFCADKWKGQNLLGKILMQVRAEISVQNQNTEK; via the coding sequence TTGATATGTTTTCATAATCCGGAAGAACAAAACGGGTATTTGAGTAATTGGTACCGTTCCGCGTTTACGGTTGATGAAATCACGTTTTCATCAATGGAACAGTATATGATGTTTAAAAAGGCAATTCTGTTTCAGGATCAGAGGACAGCGGAAAAGATTTTGGAGACGGGTGATGTGGCCGAGATAAAGGTTTTGGGCAGAATGGTGCAGCATTTTGATGAAAAAATCTGGAGGGAGAAGAGAGAAGCAATCGTCCATAAAGGGGTACTCCAGAAATTTCTTCAAAATCCTGAACTGGCTGAAAAACTTCTGGAGACAGGAGAACAGATGATTGCAGAATGTGCAGTAAAAGACCGAATCTGGGGGATTGGTCTTTCTATGCAGGATGAGGAACGATTTTGTGCGGATAAATGGAAGGGTCAGAACCTTCTGGGGAAAATTTTGATGCAGGTGAGGGCAGAAATATCTGTGCAGAACCAGAATACAGAAAAATAG
- a CDS encoding DUF3990 domain-containing protein: MENNKKEIILYHGSPNKEVVPTYGLGNDKHDYGRGFYLTESPALASEWSVCNPVEKNGWVHKFILDTSDLKILDFEKRDILSWLAELMKHRDADTGRRYKVLAPRFIEKYQIPTEDYDVIKGWRANASYFYIAKCFVRDEVDISILPDLLKLGDLGIQYCLKSEKAFQALKEEHSALKEVEFSKANPQYIQRDRTAREAMYALINSDENKIDKVFSKLI; encoded by the coding sequence GTGGAGAACAATAAAAAGGAAATTATTTTATATCACGGAAGTCCGAACAAAGAGGTTGTTCCTACATACGGATTGGGAAACGATAAGCACGATTACGGCAGAGGATTTTATCTGACGGAAAGCCCGGCATTGGCATCCGAGTGGTCTGTCTGCAATCCGGTAGAAAAGAATGGTTGGGTGCATAAATTCATATTAGACACCAGTGATTTAAAAATACTGGATTTTGAAAAACGTGATATTTTGTCATGGTTGGCGGAACTAATGAAGCATCGCGATGCTGATACGGGACGAAGATACAAAGTGCTGGCACCGAGGTTTATTGAAAAGTACCAGATCCCTACAGAGGACTATGATGTAATTAAGGGATGGCGTGCAAATGCATCTTATTTTTATATTGCAAAATGTTTTGTCAGAGATGAAGTGGATATCAGTATTCTTCCAGATTTATTAAAACTGGGTGATCTGGGGATTCAGTATTGCTTAAAATCAGAAAAAGCGTTTCAGGCCTTAAAAGAAGAGCATTCGGCTTTGAAGGAGGTTGAATTTTCAAAAGCAAATCCTCAATATATTCAGCGTGACAGAACGGCGAGAGAGGCCATGTATGCTTTGATTAATTCCGATGAAAATAAGATAGACAAGGTATTCAGCAAATTGATATAA